From the Helianthus annuus cultivar XRQ/B chromosome 17, HanXRQr2.0-SUNRISE, whole genome shotgun sequence genome, the window ACCCTCTAAACAAAATCCAACAAGAGTAACGACATTAACATGGGAAGTCCTACTCACACTGGCTACTTCATTAATGAAATCTTCTCCATTACCTTTTGATTCACTTATAATCTTCACTGCCACTAAATTTCCATTGCTTAATGATCCTTTGTACACAGACCCAAAGCCGCCTTGGCCCAGTTTGACTTGAAAGGAGCTTGTAATCTTCTGGACTTGTGAATAAGAGTACCTTTTTGGAGCAAGAAATTCATTATTCTTTAGAAATATTTCAGCGTTTTCGTTGTACGTGGCCTCTTTTCTCCATCTAAGTTTCCCTTTTAAACATAATATGATGATTAATGTTGCCACAGCTCCTACACAGAGAGTTGCCACACCTACACAGAGATCTTAAACATTAACTAGTTGTAAGCTGTTTAATTATTATTCAAAGTCAAATAACATGTTACAATTGTTGGTTCAGGCCCCTCAAACCTCACTCAAGACACACACTCACGTATGTATGTAAAATTGCAGAGAAGAAAGAAATTCAACAAgcttgttatattttataaacaaAAAGAAGGGTACTTTTTATTCATTCAACAAGTGAACTCAAACCAATATAAAATGCTAACCAACGAACCGAACACCGTGACCCGATAAATAACCGATTAATCCAACAACAATAATACAATAGAGTGAACAATGTAAGCCGTGAAGGTAATTTTTAAAAAGTACGACGAAAGGGCAATCGGGTTTTACTACAAAGTCCATACGTGTACTTTATTCATATTAGAAATATTAGTCTTTATTTGATCCTCTTTCCACACCCACACCCACTCATAGAATCTGGCTTGTGTAGGTTATTATATGATTTAATTGAAGAGGTAAATTACCTAGGATCGGTATCCATTTTTTGACTTGTTTTCCTGCCGTAATCATACAACAAAAGATAAGTCATATATAGGACAGTAAATATATTCCAGTTTATGTTTTACACATCTGGTGTATCCAGATAAGGGGAGACAggagaaaaaaagaaaaagaagccaTAAATACCTTTTTTAGCATCCAAACACTCAAAATTTTCATTGTTAAGGCAGTTGTCTTTCTTACGACACTCGTTACAGGAAGGTGACCAAAAAGATATAAAAAACTGAGAAGTGAGAAGAGAAAATATATCGGTGTAATTAGATACGCTCCTTTCCGCTCTCCCTGGAAGCTGTATTACTTCACAACTATGTGGGAGATCACTTGGAACTGGTGTAGTGCTGATGGGATGCTTATAGTAGACATTGTGATGTTTGCATCTCTTGTAGCTAATATAATCAGGTTGGTCAAAATAAGCATCAAAATCTGTACTATAATTGCGATGTTTAGGGCATTTGAAGAGAGTCACGAGGGGTGCGATTGAGATGGAAAACAAATGAGGAGTTGGCGAAGTGAAATTATTCATAAGAGCCTCACAGCTTTTTGTGTCTACAAGTTTTTGAAATGTGGTGTTTTGGATGCTGACGGAAGGACTACCAAAATACTTGTTAACAATCACATATGAGTGTCCTCCAAATTGAATCGTCTCGTTACCCATAGTACAGTCAACCTTGATCAAACCACATCGAGTAACAGTAGTATTGTAAAAAGGGTAGCTGAACGGACCAAAATCTTGGCAACTGAATCTTTGCGGGCAGATAGGCTTAGATGTATTGACATATGTAGCAGAGCATAGAAGAGTTGGACAGGATAGAAAAACGAACACAAAAGCGATGACGAGAATCATTTCAAATTCCCGATAGGAGAGGTTTGACAAGTAGCCAACTTATAACTTGTGTCAAGACGGCCGACGGGTGCGTATTACACTTGTATATCTTTTTTTTTGCTTGAGGTTTTTGGAATAAAAGAGGGAGCCTGAATTCTTATTTGAATACCATTCACACTTGTCCGGTCTTATATGCTGCCTTAGAAACCCCACCACTTATGTAATATTTCAACATTCACTAACACCATCAAAATTTTTGACTTTGACTCTTTTCCCCATTCATTCCACATCCACATCCACTAACGT encodes:
- the LOC110924682 gene encoding LEAF RUST 10 DISEASE-RESISTANCE LOCUS RECEPTOR-LIKE PROTEIN KINASE-like 2.5 → MILVIAFVFVFLSCPTLLCSATYVNTSKPICPQRFSCQDFGPFSYPFYNTTVTRCGLIKVDCTMGNETIQFGGHSYVIVNKYFGSPSVSIQNTTFQKLVDTKSCEALMNNFTSPTPHLFSISIAPLVTLFKCPKHRNYSTDFDAYFDQPDYISYKRCKHHNVYYKHPISTTPVPSDLPHSCEVIQLPGRAERSVSNYTDIFSLLTSQFFISFWSPSCNECRKKDNCLNNENFECLDAKKGKQVKKWIPILGVATLCVGAVATLIIILCLKGKLRWRKEATYNENAEIFLKNNEFLAPKRYSYSQVQKITSSFQVKLGQGGFGSVYKGSLSNGNLVAVKIISESKGNGEDFINEVASVSRTSHVNVVTLVGFCLEGRRRALIYEFMPNGSLEKFIYGRSSSNISQLGWEKLHQIAIGIARGLEYLHRGCNTQILHFDIKPHNILLDQDFCPKISDFGLAKRFLEKRSMISMSCVRGTPGYIAPEIVSRSFGHVSHKSDVYSYGMMILEMVGGRRNVETEVDHTSEIYFPHWIYKKVEIEEQLGLDGIVSEEENEMARKMIIVGLWCIQTNPLSRPEITKVLEMLEGGLELLEIPPKPYMYSP